The proteins below come from a single Plectropomus leopardus isolate mb unplaced genomic scaffold, YSFRI_Pleo_2.0 unplaced_scaffold26559, whole genome shotgun sequence genomic window:
- the LOC121966983 gene encoding complement C1q-like protein 3 produces MVVELKVRVDLLQRENSELQTRLSSSERELLVSKSRIDQLERQNAERPKVAFYAALTDAGYVGPQNTDITLKYSKVFTNIGNAYNPATGFFIAPVRGVYYFQFTVCGNHTGLVGVYVYKNNQRIMFNVEWKEDAHFKYFTNSVVLELMAGDKVHLVLPSTFAVYDSVDNHSTFSGSLLFAL; encoded by the exons ATGGTGGTGGAGCTCAAGGTGCGCGTGGatctgctgcagagagagaactCTG AGTTGCAGACCAGACTGAGCAGCAGTGAGAGGGAACTTCTCGTTAGCAAGTCCAGGATTGATCAGCTGGAGAGACAAAATGCAG AGAGGCCAAAGGTGGCCTTTTATGCAGCTCTGACTGATGCAGGTTATGTTGGaccacaaaacacagacatcacACTGAAATACAGCAAGGTCTTCACCAACATTGGCAATGCTTACAATCCAGCTACAG GTTTCTTCATAGCACCAGTCCGAGGGGTCTACTATTTCCAGTTCACTGTGTGTGGTAACCACACAGGTCtagtgggtgtgtatgtgtacaaAAACAACCAGCGGATCATGTTTAATGTTGAGTGGAAGGAAGACGcacattttaagtatttcacTAACTCTGTTGTCTTGGAGCTGATGGCAGGAGATAAGGTTCACCTGGTTCTCCCATCAACCTTTGCTGTCTATGACAGTGTAGATAACCACAGCACTTTCAGTGGCTCTCTTCTCTTCGCACTGTAA